A region from the Sorex araneus isolate mSorAra2 chromosome 6, mSorAra2.pri, whole genome shotgun sequence genome encodes:
- the LOC129405783 gene encoding olfactory receptor 10AG1-like — translation MNYEEMKAEGNSSTVTEFVFQGFSDLPNLQVLLFGLFIINYMIVLLGNGLIIIITKFDPALRKPMYFFLGNFSSLEIFYVTVTLPRMLKDLLTKSRGISRVECAIQVYFFASLGDTECLLLAVMSYDRYVAICNPLHYPLVMNHKVCVLLALGCWTVVIPFQVWQTCQIFSLHFCKSKEIKHYFCDILPVLKLACGNTSLQEVTLYIGTLLFVVTPFMLILASYSKIIGTILRLPTATGRAKAFSTCSSHLIVVLLFFGSATITYLQPKSIQSPGTDKLLSLLYTTVTPMFNPLIYSLRNKEVIAALRKLFLRK, via the coding sequence ATGAACTATGAAGAGATGAAGGCAGAGGGCAACAGTTCCACGGTGACAGAATTTGTCTTCCAGGGATTTTCTGATCTCCCAAACCTCCAAGTATTATTATTTGGCCTTTTCATCATCAATTACATGATTGTCTTACTTGGAAATGGCCTCATAATAATCATAACCAAGTTTGACCCTGCACTACGGAAACCTATGTATTTTTTCCTGGGCaatttttcttcattagaaaTCTTCTATGTGACAGTCACTCTCCCCAGGATGCTGAAGGACCTGTTGACAAAGAGTCGAGGCATTTCGAGAGTGGAATGTGCCATTCAAGTATATTTTTTCGCGTCACTGGGAGACACGGAGTGTTTGCTCCTGGctgtgatgtcctatgaccgctacgtggccatttGTAACCCTTTGCACTACCCTCTTGTCATGAACCACAAAGTATGTGTCCTGTTAGCCCTTGGCTGCTGGACGGTAGTAATCCCATTTCAGGTGTGGCAAACATGTCAGATTTTCTCTCTGCACTTCTGCAAGTCAAAGGAAATTAAGCATTACTTCTGTGACATCCTCCCTGTTCTCAAGCTCGCCTGTGGAAACACGTCTCTCCAGGAGGTGACTCTCTATATAGGAACTCTGCTCTTTGTGGTCACCCCTTTCATGCTGATCCTTGCCTCCTACAGCAAAATCATCGGCACCATTCTGAGGCTGCCAACAGCCACAGGCAGGGCAAAAGCTTTCTCCACCTGTTCTTCCCATTTGATAgttgttcttttattctttggatCCGCTACTATCACCTACCTACAGCCAAAGTCTATTCAGTCTCCAGGTACTGATAAACTGCTGTCTCTTCTCTATACCACCGTGACGCCAATGTTTAATCCTCTGATATACAGCCTCCGGAACAAGGAGGTGATTGCAGCGctgagaaaattatttctgagaAAGTAA